The Schistosoma mansoni, WGS project CABG00000000 data, supercontig 0111, strain Puerto Rico, whole genome shotgun sequence genome has a segment encoding these proteins:
- a CDS encoding ATP synthase delta chain, mitochondrial,putative — MLFRKVAIFRLPSQLRSIQTSTQCLTELKLTFASSGQAFYNNVAVKQVDVPTLNGRFGVLPEHVPTVGCLKPGIVAVTENDGNVKKYFVSSGIVTVNSDSSIQVLAEEAASLDQLDLNAVKDGMSRAQSELSSATTELGKTEAQIAVEAFEEMSRALQEQS; from the exons ATG CTGTTCAGAAAGGTTGCCATTTTTCGACTTCCAAGTCAACTACGGAGTATTCAAACTTCGACACAGTGTTTGACGGAACTCAAGCTTACTTTCGCTTCATCAGGCCAAGCTTTTTACAACAATGTCGCCGTAAAGCAAGTTGACGTCCCCACTTTAAATGGTCGTTTTGGTGTTTTGCCTGAACATGTCCCCACAGTGGGTTGTCTGAAGCCTGGTATTGTTGCAGTCACTGAAAATGACGGGAATGTAAAAAAGTATTTCG TCAGTAGCGGTATTGTAACTGTCAATAGTGACTCATCTATTCAAGTTCTTGCCGAAGAAGCAGCTTCACTTGATCAGTTGGACCTAAATGCTGTTAAAGATGGAATGTCTAGGGCACAATCCGAGTTGTCGAGCGCTACTACAGAACTGGGGAAGACAGAGGCTCAAATCGCTGTTGAAGCATTCGAAGAAATGTCTCGTGCTCTTCAGGAACAAAGTTAA
- a CDS encoding guanosine-diphosphatase, putative: protein LICFKASYLVSAFHKGLHFPTNYEGLIPTLEINKTELQWSLGALLYKLKATTIDEEQKRETILLSVVIFCIVIVLILIAIMLYFTILKCLRTSKQEQNGSITTDMNNIESNVKSNNDTLNQLNDKMP, encoded by the exons TTAATATGCTTTAAAGCTTCATATTTAGTTAGTGCATTTCATAAAGGCTTGCACTTTCCAACCAATTATGAAGGCCTTATTCCCACTCTTGAAATTAATAAAACCGAATTACAATGGAGTTTAGGAGctttattatataaattaaa aGCAACTACAATAGACGAAGAACAAAAGAGGGAAACTATTCTGTTGTCAGTGGTTATTTTTTGCATTGTAATCGTTTTAATATTAATAGCTATTATGCTCTATTTTACAATACTCAAATGTTTACGCACAAGTAAACAAGAACAAAATGGTTCAATTACAACTGATATGAACAATATAGAATCGAATGTAAAAAGTAATAATGATACgttaaatcaattaaatgataaaatgCCATGA